Proteins from a genomic interval of Polaribacter sp. Q13:
- a CDS encoding Crp/Fnr family transcriptional regulator: MTNKLENNFGYLLEKDLILEIEQLGVSKEFKENTTIIEVGDYIKSMPLLISGAIKILREDENGDEIVLYYLEKGDTCAMTLSCCMGQTKSKIRAVAETNVELIMLPKEKMADWLGKYKSWQSYILQTYHSRMDELLEALDTIAFLKMDERLFKYLKDKAMVTHNDLLHVTHKQISEDLHTSRVVVSRLLKKLENESKIQLFRNSIKVLEL, encoded by the coding sequence ATGACTAATAAACTAGAAAATAATTTTGGTTATCTTTTAGAGAAAGATTTAATCTTAGAGATTGAGCAATTAGGTGTTTCTAAGGAGTTTAAAGAAAATACTACTATTATAGAAGTTGGAGATTATATAAAATCTATGCCTTTATTAATTTCTGGAGCTATTAAAATTCTTAGAGAAGATGAAAATGGTGATGAGATTGTTTTATACTATTTAGAAAAAGGAGATACTTGTGCCATGACGCTTTCTTGTTGTATGGGACAAACAAAAAGTAAAATTAGAGCTGTTGCAGAAACAAATGTTGAGCTAATTATGTTGCCAAAAGAAAAAATGGCAGATTGGTTAGGGAAATATAAATCTTGGCAATCTTATATTTTACAAACGTATCACAGTAGAATGGATGAGCTTTTAGAAGCTTTAGATACGATTGCTTTTTTAAAAATGGATGAACGCCTTTTTAAATACTTAAAAGACAAGGCGATGGTTACCCATAATGATCTTTTACATGTTACACACAAACAAATTTCTGAAGACTTACACACCTCTAGAGTTGTAGTATCTAGATTATTAAAAAAATTAGAAAACGAAAGTAAAATTCAATTATTTAGAAATAGTATAAAAGTTTTAGAACTGTAA
- a CDS encoding DUF3365 domain-containing protein — MKYFTFFIAIAVLFGCKDAKKPSYSKKDDVSEMQNHPGKKLMETNCYVCHNPTTIEDNRIAPPMIAIKKRYSMGNSSKEAFINSLQDFIKNPTAENAKMYGAVKRFGVMPKMDFPEETVKQIADYIFEFDIEKPAWFEEHYNQQHGNGNGGGNGMGNGNGMRRQQQGNNFKNVPYNERGLKYALSTKAVLGKNLMSKIQKEGTLAALKFCNVKAFPLTDSMSVVHKATIKRVSDKPRNPKNKADAIENGYITVFKEEAKLNKESVPVVIESAENVKVYYPIKTNSMCLQCHGKPTVDIKNSTLAQIDKLYPNDLAIGYSENQVRGIWSITFNK; from the coding sequence ATGAAATATTTTACTTTTTTCATAGCAATTGCTGTTCTGTTTGGTTGCAAAGATGCTAAAAAGCCTTCTTATTCTAAGAAGGATGACGTTTCAGAAATGCAAAACCATCCTGGTAAAAAGTTAATGGAAACAAACTGTTATGTATGCCACAACCCAACCACCATAGAAGATAATAGAATTGCACCACCAATGATTGCTATAAAAAAGCGTTATTCAATGGGCAATAGTTCTAAAGAAGCATTTATTAATTCCTTGCAAGATTTTATTAAAAACCCAACAGCAGAAAATGCTAAAATGTATGGCGCTGTAAAACGTTTTGGAGTAATGCCTAAAATGGATTTTCCAGAAGAGACAGTCAAACAAATTGCAGATTATATATTTGAGTTTGATATTGAAAAACCAGCATGGTTTGAAGAACATTATAATCAACAGCATGGAAATGGAAACGGAGGCGGTAATGGAATGGGGAATGGCAATGGAATGCGAAGACAACAACAAGGAAATAATTTTAAAAACGTACCTTACAATGAAAGAGGTTTAAAATATGCACTTTCTACGAAGGCTGTTTTAGGGAAAAACTTAATGAGTAAAATTCAAAAAGAAGGAACGCTAGCTGCATTAAAATTTTGTAATGTAAAAGCATTCCCTTTAACAGATAGTATGTCTGTGGTACACAAAGCAACTATTAAAAGGGTGTCTGATAAACCTAGAAATCCTAAGAATAAGGCAGATGCTATAGAAAATGGGTATATTACAGTGTTTAAAGAAGAGGCTAAATTAAATAAAGAGTCAGTACCAGTTGTTATAGAATCTGCAGAAAATGTAAAAGTGTATTATCCAATTAAAACAAATAGTATGTGTTTACAATGTCACGGAAAACCAACTGTAGATATTAAAAATAGCACTTTAGCGCAAATAGATAAGTTATATCCAAATGATTTGGCAATTGGATATAGTGAAAACCAAGTAAGAGGAATTTGGAGTATTACCTTTAACAAATAA
- the trxA gene encoding thioredoxin: MSNFSEIINQDKPVLVDFFAEWCGPCKMMSPILKEVKDTLGDTVSIIKIDVDKNQPIAAKYQVRGVPTLILFKSGKQVWRQSGVVQKKDLVSIVNNNRGI, encoded by the coding sequence ATGAGCAATTTTTCAGAAATTATAAATCAAGATAAACCTGTTTTAGTAGATTTTTTTGCAGAATGGTGTGGACCTTGTAAAATGATGAGTCCAATTTTAAAAGAAGTAAAAGACACTTTAGGTGATACCGTTTCTATTATTAAAATAGATGTTGATAAAAATCAACCTATAGCAGCAAAATACCAAGTTAGAGGTGTGCCTACTTTAATTTTATTTAAATCTGGAAAACAGGTTTGGAGGCAATCTGGCGTTGTTCAGAAAAAAGATTTAGTTTCTATTGTAAATAATAATCGGGGGATTTAA
- the nadB gene encoding L-aspartate oxidase — MLPDKKIISTDFLVIGSGISGLTFALKTATKFKDAKITIVTKDEQSESNTKYAQGGIATVYNRTVDSFEQHINDTLVAGDGLCDEEVVKMVVGDAPKRLQELIDWGTQFDENENGDYDLGREGGHSQNRILHHTDITGAEVERALLAQVNALENIDFLTHHYAIDLITEHQTKKRKTKRNGKISCDGAYVLDEKNAIVKTFVSKFTILASGGNGQVYETTTNPVVATGDGIGIAYRAKAEISEMEFIQFHPTALYNPGEYPAFLISEAVRGFGAKLRDYNGDFFMHKYDEREELASRDIVARAIDNELKKSGKPHVYLDCTNLDMEKFKEHFPNITEKCASLNIDVTKDFIPVVPASHYICGGVNVNKKAKTSIKNLYACGEVTRTGLHGGNRLASNSLLEGLVYAHKAFLNVSKKFSKAKMPKDVPVWNDNGVIKNMEKILIAHDRNEVKTIMTNYVGIVRSNERLKRAEKKLRVLYEDNKRLYDYSELSVDLCELRNLITTAYLITQFSKKRTENCGGFYSLDCITE; from the coding sequence ATGTTACCTGATAAAAAAATAATTTCTACAGATTTTCTAGTAATTGGTTCTGGTATTTCCGGATTAACTTTTGCCCTAAAAACGGCAACTAAGTTTAAAGATGCCAAAATTACAATTGTTACAAAAGACGAACAAAGTGAATCTAACACTAAGTATGCACAAGGTGGAATTGCTACTGTTTATAACAGAACTGTAGATAGTTTTGAGCAACATATAAATGATACTTTAGTTGCTGGAGATGGTTTGTGCGATGAAGAAGTAGTAAAAATGGTGGTAGGTGATGCTCCAAAAAGACTGCAAGAATTAATTGATTGGGGAACCCAATTTGATGAAAATGAAAATGGAGATTACGATCTAGGTCGTGAAGGAGGACATTCTCAAAATAGAATTTTACATCATACAGATATTACAGGAGCAGAAGTTGAACGTGCCTTATTAGCACAAGTAAATGCACTTGAAAACATTGATTTTTTAACGCATCATTATGCAATTGATTTAATTACCGAGCATCAAACAAAAAAGAGAAAGACGAAACGAAATGGCAAAATTTCTTGTGATGGTGCTTATGTTTTAGATGAAAAAAATGCAATTGTAAAAACTTTTGTAAGCAAATTTACCATTTTAGCTTCTGGTGGTAATGGACAAGTATATGAAACTACTACAAACCCTGTGGTTGCTACTGGTGATGGAATAGGAATTGCATACCGTGCAAAAGCAGAAATATCTGAAATGGAGTTTATTCAATTTCATCCAACGGCATTATACAACCCAGGAGAATACCCTGCTTTCTTAATTTCTGAAGCTGTTAGAGGTTTTGGTGCTAAGTTAAGAGACTACAATGGTGACTTCTTTATGCATAAATATGATGAAAGAGAAGAATTAGCCTCTAGAGATATTGTTGCTAGAGCTATAGATAACGAATTAAAGAAGAGTGGAAAACCACATGTATATTTAGATTGTACGAATTTAGATATGGAAAAATTTAAAGAGCATTTTCCTAATATTACAGAAAAATGTGCTTCTTTAAATATTGATGTAACTAAAGATTTTATTCCTGTTGTACCTGCATCTCATTACATATGTGGTGGTGTAAATGTGAACAAAAAAGCGAAGACTTCTATTAAGAATTTATACGCTTGTGGCGAGGTTACCAGAACTGGTTTACATGGTGGAAATAGATTGGCATCTAATTCTTTATTAGAAGGATTAGTCTATGCTCATAAAGCTTTTTTAAATGTTTCTAAAAAATTTAGTAAAGCTAAAATGCCTAAAGATGTTCCTGTATGGAATGACAATGGTGTTATTAAAAACATGGAAAAAATATTAATTGCTCATGATAGAAATGAAGTAAAAACTATTATGACAAATTATGTTGGTATTGTGCGTTCTAACGAGCGTTTAAAACGTGCTGAGAAGAAGTTAAGGGTACTTTATGAAGACAACAAACGCTTGTATGATTATTCTGAACTTTCTGTAGATTTATGCGAATTAAGAAACCTTATTACAACAGCATATTTAATAACCCAATTTTCTAAAAAGAGAACCGAAAACTGTGGTGGTTTTTATAGTTTAGATTGTATTACTGAATAA
- the nadA gene encoding quinolinate synthase NadA encodes METLDAAKKNLTEKGFLDIETPNIDYVEEILKLKKEKNAVILAHYYQIDEIQEIADFVGDSLALAQQAEKTDADIIVFAGVHFMAETAKILNPTKKVLLPDLLAGCSLADSCPPEQFSEFKKKHPDHIVVTYINCSAEIKALSDYVCTSSNARKIIDSIPQDQPIIFAPDRNLGDYLNKETGREMLLWDGACMVHEAFSMEKLITLYTEHPDAELIAHPESEAHMLKVAKYIGSTSGLLNHVKNSDKKKFIVATEAGILFEMMQENPDKIIIPAPAKEDNTCACSECAYMKMNTMKKLYLCLKHELPNIEVEEELAKKAIIPINRMLELSK; translated from the coding sequence ATGGAAACTTTAGATGCTGCAAAGAAAAATCTAACTGAAAAGGGATTTTTAGATATTGAAACTCCTAATATTGATTATGTTGAGGAAATCTTAAAACTAAAAAAAGAGAAGAATGCCGTTATTTTAGCGCATTATTATCAAATAGATGAGATTCAAGAAATTGCAGATTTTGTTGGTGATAGTTTAGCATTGGCGCAACAAGCCGAAAAAACAGATGCAGATATTATTGTTTTTGCCGGGGTTCATTTTATGGCAGAAACTGCCAAAATATTAAATCCGACTAAAAAAGTTTTATTACCAGACTTACTAGCAGGTTGTTCTTTAGCAGATTCTTGTCCGCCAGAACAGTTTTCAGAATTTAAAAAGAAACACCCAGACCATATTGTTGTTACGTACATTAATTGTTCTGCAGAAATTAAAGCGTTAAGCGATTACGTTTGTACCTCATCTAACGCTAGAAAAATTATCGATTCTATTCCGCAAGATCAACCTATTATTTTTGCACCAGATAGAAATTTAGGAGATTATTTAAACAAAGAAACAGGTAGAGAAATGTTACTTTGGGATGGCGCTTGTATGGTTCACGAAGCTTTTTCTATGGAAAAGTTAATAACTTTATACACAGAACACCCAGATGCAGAATTAATTGCGCATCCAGAATCTGAAGCACACATGCTAAAAGTGGCTAAATATATTGGCTCTACTTCTGGTCTTTTAAATCATGTAAAAAACAGCGATAAAAAGAAATTTATTGTAGCTACAGAAGCTGGTATTTTGTTTGAAATGATGCAAGAAAATCCTGATAAAATAATTATTCCTGCACCAGCAAAAGAAGATAATACTTGTGCTTGCAGCGAATGTGCATACATGAAAATGAATACAATGAAAAAATTGTATTTATGTTTAAAACACGAATTACCCAATATAGAAGTTGAAGAAGAATTGGCAAAAAAAGCAATTATTCCTATCAACAGAATGTTAGAACTTTCTAAATAA
- a CDS encoding methyltransferase domain-containing protein translates to MNLSEKFWEKKYETQKIGWDLGVVSPPLKFYFDQLTNKELKILIPGGGNSYEAEYLFNNGFKNVSVVDICHNPLENLKDRVPSFPENQLIHGNFFDLEATFDLIIEQTFFCAINPDLRVKYASKMRDLLNDEGKLVGLLFDAKLNEDHPPFGGNKEEYLSYFESYFSLDIFEKCYNSYQNRQEMELFVKFVKK, encoded by the coding sequence TTGAATTTATCTGAGAAGTTTTGGGAGAAAAAGTATGAAACTCAAAAAATTGGTTGGGATTTAGGAGTTGTTTCTCCGCCTTTAAAATTTTATTTTGATCAATTAACAAATAAAGAACTTAAAATATTGATTCCGGGTGGTGGAAATTCTTACGAAGCAGAGTATCTTTTTAACAACGGATTTAAAAATGTTTCTGTGGTTGATATTTGCCATAATCCGCTTGAGAATTTGAAAGATAGAGTTCCTAGTTTTCCGGAAAATCAATTAATTCATGGCAATTTTTTTGATTTAGAAGCTACTTTCGATTTGATAATAGAACAAACTTTTTTTTGTGCTATCAATCCTGATTTACGAGTAAAATACGCATCAAAAATGAGAGATTTATTAAATGATGAAGGTAAATTAGTTGGTTTACTTTTTGATGCAAAACTCAATGAAGATCATCCACCTTTTGGTGGGAATAAAGAAGAATATCTATCTTATTTCGAATCTTATTTTTCTTTGGATATTTTTGAAAAATGTTATAATTCTTATCAGAATAGACAAGAAATGGAGTTGTTTGTTAAGTTTGTGAAGAAATAG
- a CDS encoding TonB-dependent receptor — translation MKIFYSVLLCTLISATSYSQEKVASKKDSTKQKAVQLDEVIITGKTKKDPVFSSIANKYAKKIVQPKNVADLFNNINGFSVIKRGNYAIDPSFRGAQYEQLNIQYDGGTKAMHACPNRMDPVTTHIIPEEISRIEIIKGPYTVRYGATFGGIINLVTQKPNYEDYGFHGKVSGGFESNGNSMVNLAELQYINEKFDIVASGGYRDFGNYKDGFGTEIPSSFKSSDYGIKVGYNFTENQRLKVDWRQSFGRDVLHAALPMDTEYDNSSILSVDYKIDHIAKVIKAITVKGYHSYVDHLMTNTNRPSFMMTEAASSVEATTAGGKIEINWLPSKALDMYSGIDLMNIARDGGRTRIVKMMNGSMLATPKTFYDKTWQDSYITDLGFFTEAKYSIAENTILTAGIRYDNVTSDIKDPAADFAEMYNLKKRTEHTFSGTVSIKKMISDAFTFEAAYGRGIRTANMIERYINHFTVGQDPYKYVGNPDLKAEVNNQFEIGIKGFEELKNGFNSFQFETSVYYSYFENYIVGIVDPSISRKFNPTTDPTSVKVFQNLDEAYKTGFEAMARVDFLDFYNFKTEFSYVYTKNNDLDESLPLTPPFTTKFTFGFQKEYIWANAQYNLVSKQDNISESYGETSTAGYQTLDLRFGGKPLKNITLGVAVLNVFDKGYNSHLNFSFTNQADFGRTPVTEPGRNFSAFLQYKF, via the coding sequence ATGAAAATATTTTATAGTGTGCTTTTATGCACGCTAATTTCTGCTACATCTTATAGTCAAGAAAAAGTAGCCTCCAAAAAAGATAGTACGAAACAAAAAGCAGTACAACTAGATGAAGTTATCATTACAGGAAAAACAAAGAAAGACCCTGTATTTAGTTCCATCGCTAATAAATATGCTAAAAAAATAGTACAGCCAAAAAATGTTGCCGATTTATTTAACAACATCAATGGTTTTTCAGTAATTAAAAGAGGAAATTATGCCATAGACCCTTCTTTTAGAGGTGCGCAATATGAGCAATTAAACATTCAATATGACGGTGGTACAAAAGCAATGCATGCGTGCCCTAACAGGATGGATCCTGTAACAACACACATAATTCCTGAAGAAATTTCTAGAATTGAAATCATAAAAGGCCCTTATACCGTTAGATATGGTGCTACTTTTGGAGGAATTATAAACTTAGTTACACAAAAACCAAATTATGAAGATTATGGTTTTCATGGAAAAGTTTCTGGCGGCTTTGAAAGTAACGGAAACTCCATGGTTAATTTAGCAGAACTACAATACATCAATGAAAAATTTGATATTGTTGCCAGTGGTGGTTATAGAGATTTTGGAAACTATAAAGATGGCTTTGGAACTGAAATTCCGTCTTCTTTTAAAAGCTCTGATTACGGAATTAAAGTTGGCTACAACTTTACCGAAAACCAACGTTTAAAAGTAGATTGGAGACAATCTTTTGGTCGTGATGTTTTACACGCTGCTTTACCAATGGATACAGAATATGACAACAGTAGTATTCTTTCTGTTGACTATAAAATAGACCATATAGCAAAAGTTATAAAAGCGATTACAGTAAAAGGATACCATAGTTATGTAGACCATTTAATGACCAATACTAACAGACCTTCTTTTATGATGACGGAAGCTGCTTCTTCTGTTGAAGCTACTACTGCTGGTGGTAAAATTGAAATCAATTGGCTACCCTCTAAAGCTCTAGATATGTATTCTGGAATTGATTTAATGAATATTGCAAGAGATGGTGGAAGAACTAGAATTGTTAAAATGATGAATGGAAGTATGCTTGCAACACCAAAAACTTTTTATGATAAAACTTGGCAAGATTCTTACATTACAGACCTTGGTTTTTTTACAGAAGCAAAATACAGTATCGCAGAAAACACCATTCTAACAGCTGGTATTCGTTATGACAATGTAACGTCTGATATTAAAGATCCCGCTGCAGATTTTGCCGAAATGTATAATTTAAAAAAACGTACAGAACATACTTTTAGCGGAACTGTTTCTATTAAAAAAATGATTTCTGATGCCTTTACTTTTGAGGCTGCTTATGGCCGTGGAATAAGAACTGCTAACATGATAGAGCGTTATATAAATCATTTTACAGTTGGACAAGACCCTTATAAATATGTAGGAAATCCAGATTTAAAAGCGGAGGTAAACAATCAGTTTGAAATTGGAATTAAAGGCTTTGAAGAACTTAAAAACGGATTTAATAGTTTTCAGTTTGAAACTTCGGTGTACTATTCTTATTTCGAAAATTACATTGTAGGAATCGTAGACCCAAGCATTTCAAGAAAATTTAATCCAACTACAGATCCTACTAGTGTAAAAGTATTTCAGAATTTAGACGAAGCATACAAAACTGGTTTCGAAGCGATGGCTCGTGTAGATTTTTTAGATTTCTATAATTTTAAAACGGAGTTTTCTTATGTGTATACAAAAAATAACGATTTAGACGAATCTTTACCTTTAACCCCACCTTTTACCACCAAATTTACTTTCGGTTTTCAAAAAGAATATATTTGGGCAAATGCGCAATATAATTTGGTTTCTAAACAAGACAATATTTCTGAAAGTTACGGAGAAACATCAACCGCAGGTTACCAAACTTTAGATCTTCGTTTTGGTGGAAAACCTCTTAAAAATATTACCTTAGGTGTTGCTGTTTTAAATGTATTTGACAAAGGATATAACAGTCATTTAAACTTTTCATTTACAAACCAAGCAGATTTTGGAAGAACTCCGGTTACAGAACCAGGACGTAATTTCTCTGCATTTTTACAGTATAAGTTTTAG
- a CDS encoding rhodanese-like domain-containing protein, producing the protein MNVIQFEDKPLAHYSYAIISGGDMALVDPSRDPKPYYELAEKHQVKIKAIFETHPHADFVSSHLQLHKETGAKIYVSQLVGANYTHEAFDDGNSISIGDVTFSSINSPGHSPDSITIIAVDKENNHAMFSGDTLFIGDVGRPDLREKAGNMKAKREELAQKMYHTIQHKFTHLPDATIVYPAHGAGSLCGKNMSTDSQSTLGKERKENWAFQDMTEVQFMNHILKDQPFIPSYFEFNVDINKNGADNFKSVFGSIPFKFGITDFKNNNDLILDVRSADDFQKNHLKGSFNIIAETENDKVETWLGSIIEPNESFHLVINTVDDVEVILSRIAKIGYEKQVKSIITLDSTSFETSKPLDLQDFKNNTDQYTIIDIRNKSEVDEGKIFENAISIPLHQLRASKSKIPTDKPIVVHCAGGYRSAAGSSVISNIIESNNIYDLSDNINDFY; encoded by the coding sequence ATGAATGTTATACAATTTGAAGATAAGCCATTAGCACATTATTCGTATGCTATTATTAGTGGCGGTGATATGGCTTTGGTAGATCCTTCTAGAGATCCAAAACCATATTATGAATTGGCAGAAAAACATCAAGTAAAAATTAAAGCCATTTTTGAAACACATCCTCATGCAGATTTTGTGAGTAGTCATTTACAATTACATAAAGAAACTGGAGCAAAAATTTATGTTAGCCAATTAGTTGGTGCAAATTATACACATGAAGCTTTTGATGATGGTAATTCAATTTCTATTGGAGATGTTACGTTTTCTTCTATAAATTCTCCAGGACATTCACCAGACAGTATTACCATAATTGCTGTTGATAAAGAAAATAACCATGCAATGTTTTCTGGTGACACTTTATTTATTGGTGATGTTGGAAGACCCGATTTAAGAGAAAAAGCGGGTAATATGAAAGCTAAAAGAGAAGAGCTTGCCCAAAAGATGTATCATACAATACAACATAAATTTACACATTTACCAGATGCAACTATTGTGTATCCGGCTCATGGAGCAGGTTCTTTATGTGGTAAAAATATGAGTACAGATTCTCAAAGTACTTTAGGTAAAGAAAGAAAAGAAAATTGGGCTTTTCAAGATATGACAGAAGTACAATTTATGAATCATATTTTAAAAGATCAACCCTTTATTCCTTCTTATTTTGAGTTTAATGTTGATATCAATAAAAATGGTGCCGACAATTTTAAATCGGTATTTGGTAGCATCCCTTTTAAATTTGGAATTACAGATTTTAAGAATAATAATGATTTAATTTTAGATGTTAGAAGTGCTGACGATTTTCAAAAAAATCATCTAAAAGGAAGTTTTAATATCATCGCAGAAACAGAAAATGACAAAGTAGAAACATGGTTGGGATCTATTATAGAACCAAATGAGAGTTTTCATTTAGTAATTAATACGGTTGATGATGTAGAAGTGATACTTAGTAGAATTGCTAAAATAGGTTACGAAAAACAAGTAAAATCTATTATAACTTTAGATAGCACTAGTTTTGAAACTTCTAAACCTTTAGATCTTCAGGATTTTAAAAACAATACAGATCAATACACAATTATAGATATTAGAAATAAAAGTGAAGTTGATGAAGGTAAGATTTTTGAAAACGCTATTTCAATTCCACTGCATCAGTTAAGAGCATCAAAAAGTAAAATCCCAACAGATAAACCCATTGTAGTGCATTGTGCAGGAGGCTACAGAAGTGCAGCAGGAAGTAGTGTTATTTCTAACATAATAGAAAGTAATAACATCTATGATCTTAGTGATAACATAAACGATTTTTATTAA
- a CDS encoding peroxiredoxin, protein MNTQETNQEQETFAMPRIGDKAPQFTAVTTQGDINYPSDYKGKWSILFSHPADFTPVCTSEFMTFAHLEEKFEKANCSLIGLSIDGLYSHIAWLRTIKDKIEFNGMKNIEVKFPLIEDISMNVAKKYGMIQPGESKTQAVRAVFFVDPNETVRAIIYYPLSLGRNFDELYRALIAMQTSDKFNVATPADWNPGDDVIVSPAGSCGVAEQRMNSTEELDCKDWFFCTKKLDKDLVLDSILKK, encoded by the coding sequence ATGAATACTCAAGAAACAAATCAAGAACAAGAAACATTTGCAATGCCAAGAATTGGAGATAAAGCACCTCAATTTACAGCAGTAACAACTCAAGGAGATATTAATTACCCTTCAGATTATAAAGGAAAATGGTCTATTTTATTTAGTCATCCAGCAGATTTTACGCCTGTTTGTACTTCAGAATTTATGACATTTGCACATTTAGAAGAAAAATTTGAGAAAGCAAATTGTAGCCTTATCGGATTGTCTATAGATGGTTTGTATAGCCATATTGCTTGGTTAAGAACTATTAAAGATAAAATTGAATTTAACGGAATGAAAAACATAGAAGTTAAGTTTCCTTTAATAGAAGATATTTCTATGAATGTTGCTAAAAAATACGGAATGATTCAACCAGGAGAAAGCAAAACACAAGCAGTTAGAGCGGTGTTTTTTGTAGATCCTAATGAAACTGTAAGAGCAATTATCTATTACCCATTAAGTTTAGGACGTAATTTTGATGAATTATACAGAGCTTTAATTGCAATGCAGACTTCGGATAAATTTAATGTAGCAACTCCAGCAGATTGGAATCCTGGTGATGATGTAATTGTATCTCCAGCTGGTTCTTGTGGTGTTGCAGAGCAAAGAATGAATTCTACAGAAGAACTAGACTGTAAAGACTGGTTTTTCTGTACTAAGAAATTAGATAAAGATTTAGTTTTAGATAGCATTCTAAAAAAATAA
- a CDS encoding OsmC family protein, whose protein sequence is MAKEHFYQVKVNWNENRKGTLSSDVIDEKITIATPPEFPKGEANIWTPEHYFVAAINGCLMTTFLAVAENFKLNFIDFESDAEGKLEMVDRKFKMSEVILKPTVTISNEADIELAKKVVEKAEAACLISNSITSTIKLEVTIKVKES, encoded by the coding sequence ATGGCAAAAGAACATTTTTATCAGGTAAAAGTAAATTGGAACGAAAATAGAAAAGGAACTTTATCTTCTGATGTAATAGATGAAAAAATTACAATTGCAACTCCTCCAGAATTCCCAAAAGGAGAAGCAAATATTTGGACTCCAGAACATTATTTTGTGGCAGCTATTAATGGTTGTTTAATGACTACCTTTTTAGCAGTTGCAGAAAACTTTAAACTCAATTTTATAGATTTTGAATCGGATGCAGAAGGAAAACTAGAAATGGTAGATCGTAAATTTAAAATGAGTGAAGTTATTTTAAAACCTACTGTTACAATTTCTAATGAAGCTGATATTGAATTGGCCAAAAAAGTGGTAGAAAAAGCAGAAGCAGCTTGTTTAATTTCTAATTCTATTACTTCTACGATTAAATTAGAGGTTACGATTAAAGTAAAAGAAAGCTGA